CAATGCCTGTTCCCATAGGGCTGGCTTCTTTTCCAGTACACACATTCTTGAGCAAACCTTGCATATTGTCTAACTTGACAGGTATCATGTCTGACATTTCTTGATGTCGATCAAATTCTCCCTCTGcacaaacattaattttaaaaggcaaatttcCTAGTGTTCCTGCTACCATCGGTCTGACATATCATACTGGGAAATAGGTATTTTTTATAATACATAGACCGTAAGTCTTGGTGTGGTGTCTCAAGCAACCTGGGATGAAGGAGAACTGGAGAGGAAATGTGATTTATAAAGAATTTTCATGGTGCTAGAAGTGGCACCAGGAACTTTTCTGTCTTGCACAATAGGCATCGGCATGCTATGAGAGccactgcaaagaaaacaaccaGCTGTGGAACATCTTGTAGGAAAAACTAAAAGTTCATTTCCTATTTAATCTGCTTAATTGAAGACAGATCCAAAACAGAGCTAAGAATTGTATAAAACCCCGAATTTCTGTTAATCTGTGTTCACTTCTCCTTCCCATGTAGAGCTGTGACTTTTAAGGTGAatgacaaatttattttaaccaGAGAACACTGCTGGGTCACATCCCAAACACTGCTGGCCATAgcagctgaaacaaaatttaaaaattaattttttaaaaaaaattaaacagcttACATTATAACTATGCTTACAAGGCTGAGGCAGAAACAAATATGAAACcaaattcttaaaatacagtTCAGCCTTTATTCTTGAAAAGAGATCACATTCTAGTCACAGCACGtagggttttttcctaaattgAATTTACTGGTGTTGTATCCCTTCCTCCATCCCATACTCCAACCTCCCCCTAACCCCTATTTTAATTAGTtcttttacaatttaaaaactTAAGTATTGATTGAGGGAATCTCGACAAACTGcttgtgaattattttatgaaatctCTTATGCAACAGTTTTCAGATCTTAATGAAGTCTGTCAGCTTTCTGATGCAGAACAGCATTATGCATTTTCTGGACCAAGGACAAGGGACATTATTAATTGATGACTGCTGTAATGTAATCCCATCCAAACAGGTGGTGGGTGGACTGGAACTATAGCATTCTTCCGggttttttggaaaaaaaagagattttccacaaaagcaaagaaagtggTAATGCTCTTGTATCATAGAGCTCAAAATAATTGGAGTACTGACAAAAAGACATACTCTTGTCCATGTGGCAAGGGAGGGGTATATTTTtggctgcaggggaaaaaaagcacactCTGAAGAtgctggagaaaataaagactgCTTGATTGTGAAGATAAAGCTATTGAGGGAGTGTCACATCAGAAGttacctgcagctcctgttgGGAGAAAAGGCACTGACCTAATCCCTATGGAAATAGTAGAGATTTCCATAATTGTTTTGGTCTGGATCcacttacatttttaatgtcCTGACAGGAACTGTATTAGAACCATTTACACAGGCTTTGCCTTTTTGTTTGCCATATTATTACTGTCTTGCCAACACTCATCCTGCAGCTAAGAAACTACTGTCCTATTGCTCAGACTCCACAGCTGCTTCACTGCAGTCTCCTAGGGAGTGCTCAGATTCTGATTTTTACCTGCAGGGACTGCTGGCAGTAGTAGTGTTCAGGAAACACAGCCACAGGCAATGCTTTCACTGTTCAATTTGCAAACCAAGAAGACAAATTCCCTGTTTTACAACTCAAAGCACCAGATAAACATCTACCAGCTGGATCCTAAGGATTATAAATTAGCATTCCTGGGCCTTGTGCTTTTCATCTAGTTTGGAAACATTATTCAAGAGATGACAACAGGCAAGTATCTCATatcaatttttaatattataaatactATATTAGAACAGAAAGGATGCACATCAACTTCCTTCCGCTGCTATTTGGTATCTTCCTTCTTGGCTCCTGCTTCTATTTTCAGGGGTTCTGGAGCTGGACGATAGGCAGGAAATGCCTCCCACGGGCTGTTCAGATCAAACTTACGAAATTCCTGAGCTAGCTCCACAGGCTCTGCCACCACCCGTTTGACTTCATCATCATACCGCACCTGGAACAGCACAAAGAACACAGGCCAGTCATTttcaccctgctcctgcagcctgtctGCTGTGCACAATGACCCAGTAATGACCCAGACCACCCTTTCTGCAGACAACTACTTCTTATCCATGGAAAAACCCAGGCCTACAGGCCTCTGCCACAGCTTCAGTTCTCCTCATGACTAAAGAAGAGCTCTCCAGATGCTACCAAGATCTGTGCAGTGTCCCTCCTCCTATGCTTTGCTCCCATGCCCCTCAGGTGTCATGACTAAGCACCCAGAATCACGAGCACCCACCCTAACAGTCCACATGAAGGTCACATGCAGTAACACATTTAATTTGTCATTTGACACAGGAATTTCTCCTGAGTCACTGAAATAAGACATCCCATCCTGGGCCTGCATGCCTGAGGACTACACTCATGAATCTTTATAATATGGCTTTTGTGTAGTTTtagtttttctaatttttagcGTGACACTCAGaacaaggggagaaaaagacaACCTGGATGGAATGCAGGTGAGTACCAGACATTTCTGATTGGCTTGCTTTATCCTCACTGTGCCAGTCCAGATCTCTGAAACCAGCTCAGGAGATGGTGCCTTATCCTTGCTTGCAGGATTTTgttatttctacatttcttaAAACAGCCTCTTTATTTGCAGAACttcactgttttccttctgagacTCGACTCAGTCTTAACACTGCACCAAATATACCTGCTTCTGCAGGGCAGTGATTTGAAACTAGACAGATACCAAACACTCTCATTTAACCTGCGGTTGGCATACAGAAGTAATAAATGGCAAGAGTCAGTTTAATCAGAGTTTTATAATCTGGGCCTACAAACAGTCAACAAAGTCAAGTTCCAACTGAATCAAGAACAGTTCAGTTCTTTATCCTTCTAGACAACTCAGTTCTGCAGTGGAAACTTTAATCTTACAGAAAATGTGCTGAAAGCAGAAGCACTTTCTCTGCCTGACAAGTGTCTTTGGTATACAGCACATAACATTTGCTCAATTTCTCCAGCCTTAGGCTGCCTTTTCATAGATGATATTTTGTGTGATAATTCAAATTTCTGTGCAGATTTATATAACTCTTCTGGAATACAGACAAGTGATTGTAAAGCAGTCACATCTTTGTACTGGAGCTCAGAAAACAGCATTGGACAGACTTGGTAACTTTAGACATGACTGTATCTCCTACCTCCACATAACCAGAGAGTGGGAAGTCCTTCCGGAATGGATGGCCCTCAAACCCATAATCTGTGAGGATTCGCCTTAGATCAGGGTGGTTGGCAAAGAAAACACCATACATGTCCCAAACCTAAATGGAAGGGAGCCAAGTTAGTTgaattgtatttgaaaaaatccccaaaaccacATAACCTGTGTAATTTCCATAAAATTTTAGTTACATGCCTGGCTTTGTACAGTGCCAGCAAAACTGATGCAGGAATTCATTCAAAAGCAAATCAAACACCATTTTATCTCCTACTCTGAAAAGGCAGCTGGGGAAacacttctctctttcttcctgagGGCGTTGGGGAATTactttaaatgtgaaaatacagcCTCTCTCCACAAAAACTCTGTTCCCAAGTGCACCAGCACTCACCTCTCTTTCATACCAGTTTGCTGCCTTGTGTACAGGCACTGCTGAGTCAACAGGTGTCAGCTCATCGGTGTACGTCTTCACACGGATCCGGCTGTTGAACCGCAGGGACAAGAGGTTGTACACAATCTGaagcagaggaacaggaaaCATTTGTGGATCTCTTTGCAGTACACCACTGCCTAAGCAAAGCCACACAAGGactatttcaaatattctttaTGAGCAGGATCACATTCAGCACTTCAGAGCTGGCCACTAGAAGACACTCCTACAACTGTGGTTCCAATAGCTTATCACTTTGGTCCTTAGAAGTGTGACAAAAGTTATGAGAGACTTAGACATCATGACTGATGATGAAGAAGACAGATACTAAATCTTAAAAGAGAGACTTCTGGAGGGATGGAAACACTTCACTTTGGTCTGTCTCAAATAAAATGGCCATTAATCACTCTTGCAATTACTATCAGTGGAAGAAGGCTAAGATAAAATATACTTAATTTTCAGCAAGCAAGTTGAATACCAGGGAACACTTCCAACTTCTGTGGTGAGGAAGTTTAGTACAAAGGCTGTTCATGAGATTTATTGTAATCTCTGGAAAGGAAATGCATACTACaagcagactgaaaaaaagtTCCCAAAAATTTGTAATGAATTTTAAAGCCTTGTTCGATACTGCCTTGGTGACTGGAAAAGATGAATAAATTAGGATCTATATTTCTATTAATCTACAACCttgatttttgaaagaaaaatatttaattaaaaagtattcCACTACTTCAGCAACTGGAAGCCTTTGACTTAAAGAATTCTATCTAcaactctcttttttttttttttttctcactgccAAAAACCAAAGAAAGTGGTCAGAGCTGCAACAGCACGTACTTGTGAAGCCCTCCAAGTACTGCACCTCTGAGCAGTTCCTACCTCAAAGCGGTACTGCCGAGACGGGACATCAACAGCAGTCAGGTCAGCCAGGGATTTGAACTGAGCATTGGTGTGGTCACGAAGGAAGGTCAGGACGGGAATGATCCCATCTGGATGGATCAGAAGTTCCAGCTCATTGTAACAGGTCACCTGatgaaaacagagcagtgggaagggcATGAGTACAAACACCAAGAGGACTGAACATGATGCTGATTTCAGCAGAACACTCAAACAAAGAGACACAGCAGACACAAAAAGGCATCAGATTAAGGGACTTAACAACAGCAGTACTTTTCATGGAATTCTGgcccttttcttccccagaactTCTCTGAACAGGTAATAAAAAAGTTGTGTGATCACTGGATCCTGTCCTGCCACAAGAACAATTTCTTGAACAGTACCTACCTGTACTTGCTGGATATACTTGGGCAGAATCTCAGCCACGTACTCCCCAAAAGcacacagctgcttctgttcTACTTCATTTTTTGGTCTGACAGTAGctaaggagaaaaacaaggttTCCAAGATTATGACAGAAAGCTACAGAAAGAAGAGTAATAACTCCATTTAATCAGTCTAGCTGTCTGTCAGAGACTACACTATAGCAACATACTTGTATTACATGGAAGGTGGAACTAGACACTTTGATAACTAAGGAAATTTGTGTCAGTGCTAAAATTTTGTCAACTCGGAAGAGCAGCATGAATTGTCCAACAAGCAGATGGAGGAGTAAATAGCCAGATGAAAAAGAGGGCAGCAGAGATGAACTTAGGAACTACTCATGTCATTCAACCAGGGTCTAGAAAGGGCCTTGTTTTCTAGGTTTGCTGGATGTGTCAACATCTAAGCAAGCCCCTCATAAACAAAACACTCTAGGAGCTCACGTCTTTGGGGTGTGTTTTTTCACTGTTACGACTGAAAAAGCCTTTAAGAGTCAGGGCAATGAGGGCCTATGAAGCAGTTGTCTAGGCACAGCtttgcacagaaaaagcagGCTTGGCCCTGCATCTGAGAAAGGATGCAGACAAGAATCCAGAGCAAGCACGGGAGCCCACAGCAAGCACGGTTACCAATATAACCACTTTTCTGCCCATGTGGGGTTTTCGGGTGACCGGACCAACCCTTTCCCGACACGCTCACAAAAGCGGTTCTACCGCCCAGGAACGTCCGTAGGGCGGTTCGGTGCCCTCCCGCCGGCTGGCAGCGGCACAACCGCACGCCTCGGGCCCCCTCCGCCCCCAAACCGGCCCCGCACTTACGGCGAGTGTCCGCGGCGGAGCTCCCCGACAGCCGGGCCCGCGCCGCCGCCGGTGCCGCgccagctgcagagagaaacGGACACGTCTCACCGCCAACGgcccggcacagcccggcccggcccccgcACGGCCCCCGCACGGCCCCCGAGCCCCCGCGGCCTCACCTCGCAGCGCGGCCCGAGCCaggccccgcgccgccgccgcccacATCCCGCCGGGACACAGACGGGCAAGGGCACGGGGCGGAAGCGGAaagcgccgccgccgccgcgcttCCCCCGGGGGCGGAAGCGCGCGAAGAGCTTCCCGGGGACGGCTCCGGGTCGGTGGGCGGAATCGGCGAGTGCCCGGCGGCGCCTGGCGCAGGGTGAGGGCCGGGAGCAGCCGCTGGGGCAGCCCGGGGCGGCGGCATGAAGGGAGGCGCCGCAGGTGGGTGCCGCGCGGCGCGGCCGGGGGGAGCAGCGCGGCCGGCGGCCCGGGGACGGAGCAGCGAGCGCCGGGAGGTGTGGGCGCGGAGGGCGGCGGAGCCCGGCAGCCCCCGGGCTGAGCCACCGCTGAGCCTTGCACAGCGTCAGCGCGGCCCTGGTGGGAATCTGCGTTTCTCCGAGGATCGgcctcctttccttccttccttccttctccccgCCTCAGACCGTGGGGTCGCTGTCAGCTGTCCTTAGGGGTTCCCCGGTCCC
This sequence is a window from Parus major isolate Abel chromosome 5, Parus_major1.1, whole genome shotgun sequence. Protein-coding genes within it:
- the NDUFS3 gene encoding NADH dehydrogenase [ubiquinone] iron-sulfur protein 3, mitochondrial, with product MWAAAARGLARAALRAGAAPAAARARLSGSSAADTRPTVRPKNEVEQKQLCAFGEYVAEILPKYIQQVQVTCYNELELLIHPDGIIPVLTFLRDHTNAQFKSLADLTAVDVPSRQYRFEIVYNLLSLRFNSRIRVKTYTDELTPVDSAVPVHKAANWYEREVWDMYGVFFANHPDLRRILTDYGFEGHPFRKDFPLSGYVEVRYDDEVKRVVAEPVELAQEFRKFDLNSPWEAFPAYRPAPEPLKIEAGAKKEDTK